Proteins found in one Mucilaginibacter gracilis genomic segment:
- the murA gene encoding UDP-N-acetylglucosamine 1-carboxyvinyltransferase gives MGAFEIKGGKPLKGEIIPQGAKNEALQVISAVLLTSQKVTISNIPDIVDVNKLIELLGDMGVTIQKDAPDTYTFEAKNIDLDFFQSPVFKAKGGSLRGSIMIVGPLLARFGKAAIPKPGGDKIGRRRLDTHFLGFEKLGARFDYNPENGFFNVDASNLKGTYILLDEASVTGTANVVMAAVLAKGTTTIYNAACEPYLQQLCKMLNRMGAKISGIGSNLLTIEGVTELGGTTHRMLPDMIEIGSFIGLAAMTESEITIKNVQYDELGMIPDVFKRLGIKLERRGDDIYIPAQKHYEIETFIDGSIMTIADAPWPGFTPDLLSIVLVIATQAKGSVLIHQKMFESRLFFVDKLIDMGAQIILCDPHRATVIGLDKHMALRGIKMTSPDIRAGVSLLIAALSAQGTSTIYNIEQIERGYQHIDERLIALGADIKRIE, from the coding sequence ATGGGCGCATTTGAAATAAAAGGTGGTAAGCCATTAAAGGGCGAAATTATTCCACAAGGTGCAAAAAATGAGGCACTACAGGTAATCTCGGCTGTGCTGCTTACATCGCAAAAAGTAACCATCAGCAATATACCAGATATTGTTGATGTGAATAAACTGATAGAATTATTGGGAGATATGGGTGTTACTATCCAAAAAGATGCTCCCGATACCTATACGTTTGAAGCAAAAAATATAGATCTTGATTTTTTTCAGTCGCCTGTTTTTAAGGCTAAAGGCGGCAGTTTGCGCGGTTCTATCATGATAGTTGGGCCGCTGCTTGCCCGTTTTGGCAAGGCAGCTATACCTAAACCCGGCGGCGATAAAATTGGCCGCAGACGGTTAGATACTCACTTTTTAGGCTTTGAAAAATTAGGCGCACGTTTTGATTATAACCCCGAGAACGGCTTTTTTAATGTAGATGCCTCTAATTTAAAAGGCACCTATATTTTGCTCGACGAGGCTTCGGTAACCGGTACCGCCAACGTGGTTATGGCTGCCGTGCTGGCCAAAGGCACTACTACCATTTATAATGCAGCCTGCGAGCCGTATTTGCAGCAACTGTGCAAAATGCTTAACCGCATGGGCGCAAAAATAAGCGGTATTGGCAGCAACCTGCTCACTATTGAAGGCGTAACCGAACTGGGCGGCACCACGCACCGCATGTTACCCGATATGATTGAGATAGGATCGTTTATTGGCCTTGCGGCGATGACAGAATCGGAAATAACAATTAAAAATGTGCAGTATGATGAGCTGGGTATGATACCCGACGTTTTTAAACGATTAGGCATTAAGCTTGAACGCCGTGGCGACGATATTTACATACCTGCACAAAAACATTATGAAATAGAAACTTTTATTGACGGCTCTATTATGACTATTGCTGATGCTCCCTGGCCAGGCTTTACGCCCGACCTACTAAGCATTGTACTGGTTATAGCCACACAAGCAAAAGGCTCGGTATTGATACACCAAAAGATGTTTGAGAGCCGCCTGTTTTTTGTTGACAAGCTAATTGATATGGGTGCCCAAATTATTTTGTGCGACCCGCACCGTGCTACCGTAATTGGTTTAGATAAGCACATGGCGCTAAGGGGCATTAAAATGACATCGCCTGATATACGTGCAGGGGTATCGTTATTAATAGCGGCCCTATCTGCACAAGGCACATCAACTATTTACAACATTGAGCAAATTGAACGCGGCTACCAGCATATAGACGAACGATTGATAGCACTTGGTGCCGATATTAAGCGTATAGAATAG
- a CDS encoding DUF4290 domain-containing protein, whose translation MVYPTFDYNSTRSKLLLSEYGRNVQNMVKYIVALPTKEERNKYAAVVIDLMGFLNPHLRDVADFKHKLWDHLHIISNFQIDVDSPYPPPDPEKIHEKPEPLKYPHQRIKYKHYGKTIEMMIVKAKSIQEADRRNHMVQAIANFMKMAYVQWNKDSVTDETILAHLYELSGGELKLDENVNLAKVEYRANTHTQSKGSTGGRSNTQNRGGGSGGGRTNNTQNNRNNNQNNRGRSNTGGGGGRKY comes from the coding sequence ATGGTATACCCAACTTTTGATTATAACTCAACAAGGAGTAAACTGCTGTTGAGCGAATATGGCCGCAATGTTCAAAACATGGTCAAATACATCGTTGCGCTTCCTACAAAAGAAGAACGCAATAAATACGCCGCTGTGGTGATTGACCTGATGGGCTTTTTAAACCCCCACCTGCGCGACGTTGCCGATTTTAAACACAAACTGTGGGATCACCTGCACATTATATCAAACTTCCAGATTGATGTTGACTCGCCGTATCCACCACCCGACCCGGAAAAGATACACGAAAAACCTGAGCCTTTAAAATATCCGCACCAGCGTATTAAATACAAACACTATGGCAAAACCATTGAGATGATGATTGTTAAGGCCAAAAGCATACAGGAGGCCGACCGCCGTAACCATATGGTACAGGCTATTGCCAATTTTATGAAAATGGCCTACGTGCAATGGAACAAAGATTCGGTAACGGATGAAACTATATTGGCACACCTGTACGAATTATCGGGCGGTGAGCTAAAGCTCGACGAAAATGTTAACCTGGCCAAAGTTGAGTATCGTGCAAACACCCATACCCAAAGCAAGGGTAGCACGGGTGGCCGTTCAAACACGCAAAACCGTGGCGGCGGTAGCGGCGGCGGGCGTACCAATAACACGCAAAACAACCGCAACAACAATCAAAACAACCGTGGCCGCAGTAATACAGGCGGCGGTGGTGGCCGTAAATATTAA
- a CDS encoding PAS domain-containing sensor histidine kinase, protein MSDHKNKPQNQNEAIYKMCYEHSLDGILLTVPNGTVLAANPAACAIFGMTEAEICGSTRSMLFYPGDPNFKKLSIEREQNGAVRGELTLMRKDGSRLIAEISNRVFVADNGELRATIIIRDITEKIRAEKKIRETEERYKQIVELSQEGIWLIDEYNNTTFVNHAMAAMLGYKREEMLGMQLFEFMDEESRKISESNIEKRKNGITEQHDFVFLKKDGTKVLVIISTTPIFKNGLYSGAMAMITDITQRKLAEESALSSEERFKELVENNNDAILLLDKNLLTVYRSPATYRMMGFTDQERIGRSYLELAHPDDIKQIKRFQQLVLDNPGKPIPIKVRAKHTNGHYLWLEGIANNLMHNKSVNAIVVNLRDISERKKAEDKVQQLNNRLRIATEAANVCIWEWDVITNELTWDDAMYRLYGLSAKEDAFNFKLWPRYVHPDDLQKLLTDSDDAIKGIRPLDTDFRIIRPSDQAVRHIRSKALNVIDKKTGKVLKMIGSNWDITDRWLAKHEKETILSDLVRRNDDLEQFAYIISHNLRAPVTNVLSLSDMLINDDVDQESKPIVLQGLDLSVKKIDLIINDLNNIFQSRKRIGDKKEKVYFQPLVDDIKFSINNMMQKENVTLKCYFTEIDHIVTVRSYLYSVLYNLILNSIKYRNQETDPVITVSTKIDDHKYLILTITDNGKGIDLKRNKEMLFGLYQRFDETVEGRGLGLYMVKTQVEVLGGTIQVDSEVGIGTTFSITIPV, encoded by the coding sequence ATGAGCGATCATAAAAATAAGCCTCAAAATCAAAATGAGGCTATCTATAAAATGTGCTATGAGCACAGTCTTGACGGAATACTCTTAACGGTACCCAATGGCACTGTTTTGGCTGCTAACCCTGCGGCATGCGCAATATTTGGGATGACCGAAGCAGAAATTTGCGGATCAACCCGTTCGATGCTTTTTTATCCGGGCGACCCCAATTTCAAAAAATTAAGTATTGAACGGGAGCAAAACGGCGCAGTAAGGGGCGAGCTTACGCTGATGCGTAAAGATGGTTCAAGGCTTATTGCCGAAATTAGCAACCGGGTTTTTGTTGCCGACAATGGCGAATTACGCGCAACCATCATCATCCGCGATATAACAGAAAAAATCAGGGCAGAAAAAAAGATCAGGGAAACCGAAGAAAGGTATAAACAAATTGTTGAATTATCTCAGGAAGGCATATGGTTAATTGACGAATACAATAACACCACTTTTGTAAACCATGCAATGGCCGCCATGCTTGGGTATAAACGTGAAGAGATGTTGGGTATGCAACTTTTTGAATTTATGGACGAAGAAAGCCGTAAAATATCAGAAAGCAATATTGAAAAGCGTAAAAATGGGATTACTGAGCAGCACGACTTTGTTTTTTTGAAAAAAGACGGAACAAAAGTTTTGGTAATTATATCTACCACGCCTATTTTTAAAAACGGCCTTTATAGCGGTGCCATGGCCATGATTACCGATATAACCCAAAGAAAACTTGCCGAAGAAAGTGCCCTATCCAGCGAAGAACGTTTTAAGGAATTGGTTGAAAATAATAATGATGCCATATTGTTGCTGGATAAAAACCTGCTTACCGTTTACCGCAGCCCTGCAACATACCGCATGATGGGTTTTACCGACCAGGAACGTATTGGCCGTAGCTACCTGGAATTGGCGCACCCGGATGATATTAAACAAATTAAACGATTTCAGCAATTAGTACTAGACAACCCAGGCAAGCCTATTCCAATTAAAGTACGGGCAAAACACACAAACGGGCATTACCTATGGCTTGAAGGAATTGCCAATAACCTAATGCATAACAAAAGTGTTAATGCCATTGTGGTTAATTTAAGGGATATTAGCGAGCGCAAAAAAGCAGAAGACAAAGTGCAGCAGTTGAACAACAGGTTACGTATTGCTACCGAAGCCGCCAATGTTTGCATATGGGAATGGGACGTTATTACCAATGAATTAACATGGGATGATGCTATGTACCGCCTTTATGGCCTCAGTGCTAAAGAAGATGCATTCAATTTTAAGTTGTGGCCAAGATATGTACACCCCGATGATTTACAAAAACTATTAACGGATAGCGATGATGCCATAAAGGGAATACGGCCCCTGGACACCGATTTCAGAATTATCAGACCATCAGACCAAGCTGTGCGGCATATACGCTCCAAGGCTTTAAATGTGATAGATAAAAAAACGGGAAAAGTACTAAAAATGATAGGCAGCAACTGGGATATTACCGACCGCTGGCTTGCAAAACACGAAAAAGAAACGATTTTAAGCGACTTGGTTCGCCGGAATGATGATCTGGAACAATTTGCTTACATCATCTCGCACAACCTGCGCGCACCCGTTACCAATGTGTTAAGTTTAAGCGATATGCTTATCAATGATGATGTTGACCAGGAATCGAAACCAATAGTTTTACAGGGGCTCGACCTATCGGTAAAAAAGATCGATCTTATTATCAACGACCTCAATAACATATTCCAATCGAGGAAAAGAATAGGCGATAAAAAAGAAAAGGTATATTTTCAACCACTTGTTGACGACATTAAATTCAGTATCAACAACATGATGCAAAAAGAAAATGTAACCCTTAAATGCTACTTTACAGAAATTGACCATATAGTTACCGTTCGCAGCTATTTATATAGCGTTTTATACAACCTCATTTTAAATAGCATCAAATACCGCAATCAGGAAACCGATCCGGTGATTACCGTTAGTACAAAAATAGATGATCATAAATATCTAATCCTCACCATTACCGACAATGGAAAAGGGATTGATTTAAAAAGAAATAAGGAAATGCTTTTTGGCCTTTACCAGCGTTTTGACGAAACTGTGGAAGGCCGGGGCCTGGGTTTGTACATGGTAAAAACGCAGGTTGAAGTTTTAGGCGGAACGATACAAGTAGATAGCGAAGTAGGTATAGGCACAACATTTAGTATAACAATACCTGTTTAA